One genomic segment of Anticarsia gemmatalis isolate Benzon Research Colony breed Stoneville strain chromosome Z, ilAntGemm2 primary, whole genome shotgun sequence includes these proteins:
- the LOC142986595 gene encoding NADH dehydrogenase [ubiquinone] 1 beta subcomplex subunit 7-like, protein MGQMLGTWPTKEINLEMNDTPTFPPTKGFTFKRGERVMEACQEDLMSAKIPIQFRDYCAHYLLDYQICRYKYMPFVVRCAHEKHAYLECEHQDYLLRMKEFERERRLRERELRVQKKAKECK, encoded by the coding sequence ATGGGACAGATGCTCGGAACATGGCCAACGAAAGAAATAAATTTGGAAATGAACGATACGCCGACGTTTCCTCCTACAAAAGGCTTTACCTTCAAACGTGGTGAACGGGTGATGGAGGCGTGTCAAGAAGATCTTATGTCTGCTAAAATACCCATACAATTCAGAGACTACTGCGCCCACTATCTGCTAGACTACCAAATATGCCGCTATAAATACATGCCGTTCGTAGTTCGCTGTGCTCATGAAAAACACGCCTACCTTGAATGTGAACATCAGGACTATCTCCTCAGAATGAAAGAGTTCGAGAGAGAACGGAGGCTCCGAGAACGAGAGTTGAGAGTACAGAAGAAGGCTAAAGagtgcaaataa
- the LOC142986592 gene encoding multidrug resistance protein homolog 49-like has product MTATGAKEKIEKTHENEVKVSFLEIFQYGSAVEKTATFIGIILGMLSGGGITFNLIQLGELSTAFVERTSPTDRLSTYLPILSFFGGGRQLQNASREERMAALMEDAKALAIGTYVSVTLSLVFITLSAALINWSALRQITTIRMLFLKAVLRQDMSWFDTDTEFNLASKMSENLTKLKDGMGEKLAVVSNLMGTAILCICIAFPLGWNLALACATVMPFSIASSVALSNYQTKSSAREMESYSQAGKHAEEIMKSVKTVVAFGGESKEVDRYSELLQPAEEYGRKRGWYNGLGNGFSWILTYCLNAIGLAYGTRLVIQDMYKPDDERVYVVGIVFSVLFNVFMATQSLTLCVPHMETFASARGAAASIFFLLQRKPIIDSFDKKGTSPRRVLGEISLENVHFCYPSRPNIKILNDFSIHIKPGECVALVGSSGCGKSTILQLLQRLYDPQAGSVKLDGKDLKNLNLSWLRSSLGVVGQEPVLFRGTIFENIAIGCPDATLEEVQRVAAMAYAHEFITNLPKGYDTVIGERGASLSGGQKQRIAIARSLLREPAVLLLDEATSALDPHSERQVQAALDRASVGRTTIMVSHRLATIVNAERIICMDKGAIVEQGTHEELMKTKGFYYKLVTTNNHGKEKEKSLEEIAPLPEEEEENAEEEGTDAGTESSKPRIEEAKNEVKIDARKPERRRLQKQTSVKEFQDWMTPRGSVTSAMSIGYQSFLMNADVENKEEDEEHEPVTGWQILKLNSPEWLYITIGSIAAFTQGGCFPVFALLFGYTSAIYILTDHDQMLYLADLYAGLFLIVAGVAGTCMCLQSATFTSAGLKMTSRLRIQYFTALLRQEIGYYDKQSNTVGAICARLSGDTAEVQGATGLRIGIILQGVSSVIIGILMGFAYDWKLTLVSSAFLPLMVGSIWLESRMSRQSQEDERQAMEAATSVATEAVVSIRTVQSLGIEKMFLEKFQQSLETGCAAVSKKSRWRGLVLGMGIYVPFLSYCSANVYGTTLVASGDLEYKIVLLVTESVMFGAYMLGQTLVYAPSFNTAKTCGARILALIKRVPDVRTEDDVKEKKDWSATGNFSISEVEFSYPTRKKQKVLRGIDLKVEAGKTVALVGSSGCGKSTVLQLLQRFYDPDSGNIELDGMNTRSSLTLPQLRQQLGVVQQEPVLFDRTLAENIAYGDNKRKVDINEIIAAAKAANIHNFITSLPKGYDTNLGSSGAQLSGGQKQRVCIARALIRSPRLLLLDEATSALDANSERAVSEALDKAAEGRTCITIAHRLSTIQNSDLICVLEKGKIVERGNHQELMNIRGLYYKMTKGQEVA; this is encoded by the exons ATGACGGCTACGGGAGCTAAAGAAAAAATTGA AAAAACGCATGAAAATGAGGTGAAGGTGTCATTTCTTGAAATC TTTCAATATGGATCAGCCGTAGAGAAGACAGCCACATTCATTGGCATTATTCTGGGTATGCTCAGCGGTGGAGGTATCACCTTCAATCTGATACAGCTTGGGGAACTCAGCACTGCCTTTGTAGAACGAACCAGCCCGACAGACCGGCTCAGTACTTACTTACCAATATTGTCTTTCTTCGGTGGTGGGAGACAACT ACAAAATGCGTCCCGCGAGGAGAGGATGGCGGCGTTAATGGAAGATGCAAAAGCTTTGGCGATAGGAACGTATGTCAGTGTGACACTGTCACTTGTCTTCATCACCTTGTCGGCTGCTCTGATCAATTGGAGTGCTTTGCGTCAG ATAACAACAATACGAATGCTGTTTCTCAAAGCTGTTCTTCGTCAAGATATGTCCTGGTTTGATACAGACACGGAATTTAACCTCGCATCGAAGATGTCCGA GAATTTGACGAAATTAAAGGACGGAATGGGTGAAAAACTGGCCGTTGTGTCCAACTTGATGGGCACAGCTATTCTCTGCATCTGTATCGCGTTCCCTCTGGGCTGGAACCTGGCTCTCGCGTGCGCCACCGTGATGCCCTTCTCCATCGCATCGTCAGTTGCTCTCTCCAAT TATCAAACGAAATCATCAGCTCGCGAAATGGAATCCTACAGTCAGGCTGGCAAACATGCGGAAGAAATCATGAAATCTGTAAAGACTGTTGTAGCTTTTGGAGGCGAGAGTAAGGAAGTGGATAG ATACAGCGAGCTGTTGCAACCCGCCGAAGAGTACGGTCGCAAGCGAGGCTGGTACAACGGCCTGGGCAACGGCTTCAGCTGGATCCTTACCTACTGCCTCAATGCTATCGGTCTCGCGTACGGAACTAGGCTGGTTATCCAGGACATGTACAAACCTGATGACGAAAGGGTCTATGTTGTTGGAATCGTGTTCAGT GTATTGTTCAATGTGTTCATGGCTACTCAATCTCTAACACTATGCGTACCACACATGGAGACGTTCGCGTCAGCCCGCGGTGCTGCTGCAAGTATCTTCTTCCTGCTACAAAGAAAACCAATCATAGACAGCTTTGATAAGAAAGGCACCTCACCGAGACGAGTATTGGGAGAAATCAGCCTGGAAAATGTACACTTCTGTTATCCGTCAAGGCCAAATATTAAG ATTCTAAACGACTTCTCCATTCACATTAAACCTGGAGAATGTGTGGCACTTGTTGGATCATCTGGTTGCGGCAAGTCCACCATATTGCAGCTGCTGCAAAGACTGTACGATCCTCAAGCAGGCTCCGTGAAGTTAGATGGAAAAGACCTCAAAAATCTTAACCTGAGTTGGCTACGATCATCATTAG GTGTGGTGGGACAAGAGCCAGTTCTATTCCGAGGCACAATATTCGAGAACATCGCAATTGGCTGTCCAGATGCAACATTAGAAGAAGTTCAACGAGTTGCAGCTATGGCTTATGCGCACGAATTCATTACCAATCTACCAAAG GGTTATGACACAGTGATAGGTGAGCGTGGTGCATCTTTGTCTGGTGGTCAGAAGCAACGTATTGCGATCGCTCGCTCTTTGCTGCGGGAGCCGGCGGTGCTGTTGCTGGACGAGGCTACCTCCGCGCTCGACCCTCACTCCGAGCGACAGGTGCAGGCCGCGCTTGACCGTGCCAGTGTTGGACGTACAACTATCATGGTTTCCCACCG ATTGGCCACAATTGTAAACGCTGAGCGAATCATCTGTATGGATAAAGGAGCCATTGTAGAACAAGGCACGCATGAAGAACTAATGAAAACTAAAG GTTTCTATTACAAACTTGTAACTACTAACAACCATGGAAAGGAGAAAGAGAAATCCCTCGAAGAAATAGCGCCACTaccagaagaagaagaagaaaacgCAGAAGAAGAAGGCACTGACGCAGGAACTGAGTCTAGCAAACCGCGTATAGAAGAAGCAAAGAATGAAGTAAAGATTGACGCGAGGAAACCTGAACGCCGGCGACTTCAGAAGCAGACATCAGTCAAAG AATTCCAAGACTGGATGACACCCCGTGGTTCCGTGACTTCAGCTATGTCTATTGGTTATCAAAGCTTCTTGATGAACGCTGACGTCGAAAATAAGGAAGAAGATGAA GAACACGAACCAGTAACTGGCTGGCAGATACTGAAGTTGAATTCACCGGAGTGGCTTTACATCACTATTGGATCAATTGCCGCGTTCACACAAGGAGGCTGTTTCCCAGTTTTCGCTCTTCTATTTGGTTACACAAGCGCA ATCTACATTCTAACGGATCACGATCAGATGCTATATTTAGCGGATCTATACGCGGGCTTGTTCTTGATAGTAGCTGGTGTCGCTGGAACATGCATGTGCTTACAAAGTGCAACCTTTACCTCAGCTGGTTTAAAGATGACTTCGCGTTTACGGATCCAGTATTTCACAGCTTTGCTAAGACAG GAAATTGGGTATTATGATAAACAAAGCAACACAGTAGGAGCAATTTGCGCAAGATTGAGTGGAGACACGGCAGAAGTCCAGGGTGCTACTGGTCTGAGGATCGGTATCATCTTGCAGGGAGTCAGCTCAGTGATCATCGGAATACTCATGGGATTCGCTTACGATTGGAAGTTAACTCTTGTGTCTTCTGCTTTCTTACCTCTT ATGGTGGGAAGTATTTGGCTAGAGAGTCGTATGTCGCGACAATCTCAGGAAGACGAGCGCCAGGCCATGGAGGCTGCCACCAGCGTCGCCACTGAAGCCGTCGTCAGCATCAGAACTGTCCAGAGTTTAG GCATAGAGAAAATGTTCTTAGAAAAGTTCCAACAATCCCTGGAAACTGGATGCGCGGCGGTTTCAAAGAAGTCACGCTGGCGAGGTCTAGTGCTGGGCATGGGCATCTACGTACCGTTCCTGTCTTACTGCAGTGCTAATGTGTATGGTACTACTTTGGTAGCCAGTGGGGACCTGGAATACAAAATTGTGCTCTT GGTCACCGAGTCAGTGATGTTTGGAGCTTACATGTTGGGTCAGACCTTAGTATACGCGCCCAGTTTCAACACTGCCAAGACTTGTGGTGCGAGGATATTGGCGCTGATCAAGAGAGTACCGGATGTTAGAACCGAAGATGACGTTAAAGAGAAAAAAGATTGG TCGGCGACCGGCAACTTCAGCATAAGTGAGGTAGAGTTCAGCTACCCGACGCGAAAGAAGCAGAAGGTTCTTAGAGGCATCGATCTGAAGGTGGAAGCTGGCAAAACTGTCGCTCTGGTGGGGTCTTCAGGATGCGGCAAGTCTACCGTGTTGCAGTTGTTGCAGAGATTCTACGACCCAGACTCTGGAAATATT GAGCTGGACGGCATGAACACCAGGTCTTCGCTGACGCTGCCACAGCTGCGGCAACAACTCGGCGTGGTGCAGCAGGAGCCAGTTCTCTTCGACCGCACGCTGGCCGAGAATATCGCCTACGGTGACAACAAGAGGAAGGTCGACATTAATGAAATCATTGCAGCCGCTAAAGCCGCCAacatacacaattttattacttctCTGCCAAAG GGTTATGACACGAACCTTGGCTCGAGCGGTGCCCAGTTGTCTGGCGGTCAGAAGCAGCGTGTGTGCATCGCGCGCGCTCTCATCAGGTCGCCACGTCTACTGCTACTTGATGAAGCCACGTCAGCGCTGGATGCCAACAGCGAAAGG GCTGTTTCAGAAGCATTGGACAAGGCAGCTGAAGGCCGCACTTGCATAACGATCGCTCATCGTCTCTCCACGATTCAAAACTCAGACCTCATCTGCGTTTTAGAAAAAG GTAAAATAGTTGAACGTGGCAATCATCAGGAGCTGATGAATATTCGAGGACTCTACTATAAGATGACGAAGGGACAAGAAGTGGCGTAG